Proteins from one Deinococcus radiopugnans ATCC 19172 genomic window:
- a CDS encoding CHASE2 domain-containing protein, with the protein MLSFPDVAAGRIGGGRPIRRYTVLLAAVLAAALAWTGPVNTLLWDALNRALPSAPDARVVVVGIDDATLRDYGRIGSWPRELYRQALDTLEQAGAAAIGIDVLLGDPARNDAGLAAVFSRPNVVLATAPGESSVLRPDWRSPTGVSALNLSRDGIVRWFQTAYPVPDAPDGLAPSFARQLAVAAGRSVPLDLTPRILRYSAPDPQRLPVIPFRDVVNGTIRYGDVQNRVVVLGLSASGVSGPTVRDVSGQVLSGVQLQARAVSSLLSPPFASLPRWTITLVGVLAAVAAVLAGGLWGFWIALLALALSVPYWLLNTLLPGVTLSLCAVLGTGLVMLERWWTLRNTGVRDPLTGFGNRLAFTRAVEGRWQGRQSRPLGLLLVDLSGFRKVNATYGHAAGDELLRELAGRIMAHKRRGDLIFRWGPDEFAVLLYNTSPPELADLTRRVQLSLDAMTYRDLPLRASVGGASTGPEIHTPTDLIEAASRSRYRIKYQREQWRE; encoded by the coding sequence ATGCTCAGCTTCCCTGACGTGGCCGCTGGGCGCATCGGTGGGGGCCGCCCGATACGGCGCTACACCGTGCTGCTCGCGGCGGTGCTGGCGGCGGCCCTGGCCTGGACTGGTCCGGTCAATACCCTGCTGTGGGACGCCCTGAACCGCGCGCTGCCCAGTGCTCCGGACGCGCGCGTGGTGGTGGTCGGCATCGACGACGCGACGCTGCGCGATTACGGGCGCATCGGCAGCTGGCCGCGCGAGCTGTACCGGCAGGCGCTGGATACGCTGGAACAGGCCGGGGCCGCGGCCATCGGCATCGACGTGCTGCTGGGCGATCCGGCGCGCAACGACGCGGGGCTGGCTGCCGTATTCAGCCGTCCCAACGTGGTGCTGGCGACGGCGCCGGGCGAATCCAGCGTCCTGCGGCCCGACTGGCGCTCGCCCACCGGCGTCAGCGCCCTGAACCTGAGCCGGGACGGCATCGTGCGGTGGTTTCAGACCGCCTACCCGGTTCCAGATGCGCCAGACGGATTGGCTCCCAGCTTCGCGCGCCAGCTGGCGGTGGCGGCGGGGCGCAGCGTCCCGCTGGACCTGACCCCACGCATCCTGCGCTACAGCGCGCCCGATCCGCAGCGTCTGCCGGTCATTCCTTTCCGGGACGTGGTCAACGGCACCATCCGCTACGGCGACGTGCAAAACCGGGTGGTCGTGCTGGGCCTCAGCGCCAGCGGCGTGTCCGGCCCCACCGTGCGCGACGTGAGCGGACAGGTGCTATCCGGGGTGCAGTTGCAGGCGCGGGCGGTATCCAGCCTGCTCAGCCCGCCGTTCGCCTCGCTGCCGCGCTGGACCATCACGCTGGTTGGCGTGCTGGCCGCCGTCGCCGCCGTGCTGGCGGGGGGGCTGTGGGGCTTCTGGATTGCGTTGCTGGCCCTGGCCCTGTCGGTGCCGTACTGGCTGCTCAACACGCTGTTGCCCGGCGTCACGCTGTCGCTGTGCGCGGTGCTGGGCACCGGACTGGTCATGCTGGAGCGCTGGTGGACCCTGCGCAACACGGGCGTGCGCGATCCCCTCACGGGCTTCGGCAACCGGCTGGCCTTCACCCGAGCCGTCGAGGGCCGCTGGCAGGGCCGCCAGAGCCGCCCGCTGGGCCTGCTGCTGGTGGACCTCAGCGGCTTTCGCAAGGTCAACGCAACCTACGGCCACGCCGCTGGAGACGAACTGCTGCGCGAACTGGCCGGGCGCATCATGGCGCACAAACGCCGCGGCGACCTGATCTTCCGCTGGGGGCCGGACGAGTTCGCCGTGCTGCTGTACAACACGTCCCCCCCTGAACTGGCGGACCTGACGCGCCGGGTGCAGCTGTCGCTGGACGCCATGACGTACCGCGATCTGCCCCTGCGGGCCAGTGTCGGTGGGGCCAGCACCGGCCCGGAGATCCACACGCCCACCGACCTGATCGAGGCGGCCAGCCGCAGCCGCTACCGCATCAAGTACCAGCGTGAGCAGTGGCGGGAGTAG
- a CDS encoding N-acetyltransferase, which produces MESTAAAPLPHAPDLQLREGRAADFPRLAAFLSAAHPDAPRSVEDLERLEAGQSPDEPHRRLLTLRGGEIVGLAETGVPRMDGHSGWLEVLIRTRMEEAGSELAEALLRLAEEYAQSLGASTLISHVHENWWEHDFLRARGYAEHDRMWHSTLDLRTLDFARFAESGARVAASGVTIQPLSNLGDFDEAQQRRFYDLVAALLRDVPSTTPVSVWSFEVWQRRAGVKLLPEGVFIAVAPNGRWVGLNELYLPIPTRPGTLHNGLTGVLPGWRGHGVALALKLAAARAALARGFTHSRTGNHSVNRAMLAVNDRLGFVREGARVTLRRDVERGSATPATAHAGT; this is translated from the coding sequence ATGGAATCCACCGCCGCTGCCCCCTTGCCCCACGCGCCAGACCTTCAACTGCGCGAGGGCCGCGCCGCCGACTTCCCGCGTCTGGCTGCCTTTCTGAGTGCGGCCCATCCCGACGCACCCAGATCGGTGGAGGATCTGGAGCGGCTGGAAGCGGGCCAGTCCCCCGACGAACCGCACCGCCGCCTGCTGACCCTGCGCGGCGGCGAGATCGTGGGGCTGGCCGAGACCGGCGTGCCGCGCATGGACGGCCACTCCGGCTGGCTGGAAGTCCTGATTCGGACCCGAATGGAGGAGGCGGGCAGTGAGTTGGCCGAAGCGTTGCTGAGGCTGGCCGAGGAATATGCCCAGTCCCTCGGCGCAAGCACGCTGATCTCCCACGTCCACGAGAACTGGTGGGAACACGACTTCCTGCGGGCGCGCGGCTACGCCGAGCATGACCGCATGTGGCACAGCACGCTCGATCTGCGGACGCTGGATTTTGCCCGCTTTGCCGAGTCCGGAGCGCGGGTGGCGGCCTCGGGCGTGACCATTCAGCCGCTCTCGAATCTTGGGGATTTTGACGAGGCGCAGCAGCGCCGCTTCTATGATTTGGTGGCCGCGCTCTTGCGTGACGTGCCTAGCACCACGCCCGTCAGCGTGTGGTCCTTCGAGGTCTGGCAGCGCCGCGCGGGCGTGAAGCTGTTGCCAGAAGGCGTGTTCATCGCCGTAGCACCGAACGGCAGGTGGGTGGGCCTGAACGAACTGTACCTGCCCATCCCCACGCGCCCTGGCACCCTGCACAACGGCCTGACCGGCGTGCTGCCGGGGTGGCGCGGCCACGGCGTCGCGCTGGCGCTCAAGCTGGCCGCCGCCCGCGCCGCGCTGGCACGGGGCTTCACGCATTCACGCACCGGGAACCACAGCGTCAACCGGGCCATGCTGGCGGTGAACGACCGGTTGGGTTTTGTCCGTGAGGGTGCGCGGGTCACGCTGCGGCGCGACGTGGAGCGGGGTTCGGCTACTCCCGCCACTGCTCACGCTGGTACTTGA
- a CDS encoding B12-binding domain-containing radical SAM protein, which produces MSYWRNTIKPLLDDETGTMFKHAPVRVTLAFPNRYSVGMASLGFQVIYRMFNNEDGVACERAFLPEDVDAFEKLGQPLPTVETGREAGDCELFAMSVSFELDLTNIIRLLDVAGIHPLRAQRDDTDAIVMIGGPLTSSNPYPLSPFADVIVIGDGEQIIPVVSDALREAASREDFYDLIDGMPGIFLPARHTHEPTWATAPKELLPAYSQIVTPHSELSNMFLVEAQRGCPRPCTFCLARTMYGPNRNNGGQELLDVIPDWAQKVGLVGAALSDFPHTKFVGRTLTERGVKLGVSSIRADTVDEELAEILKAGGLRTFTVASDAPSERLRRWLKKGITTEDLLKTAQISRDLGFSGLKVYMMIGLGPENDDDISELIAFTKELAGINRIALGISPFVPKRHTPHFADPFAGVGVIEGRLKRIQKELRRTAELRNVSAKWAWVESVIARGGPEIGMAAYSIYRNESIGAWKKALDEVGWVDEFGGNDASLITLPPGQYAAREVSAHAEGLAV; this is translated from the coding sequence TTGAGTTACTGGCGCAATACAATCAAGCCTTTGCTGGACGATGAAACAGGGACGATGTTCAAGCACGCCCCGGTGCGCGTGACGCTGGCCTTTCCCAACCGCTACAGCGTGGGCATGGCCTCGCTGGGCTTTCAGGTCATCTACCGCATGTTCAACAACGAGGACGGTGTGGCCTGTGAGCGGGCCTTCCTGCCCGAGGACGTGGACGCCTTCGAGAAGCTGGGCCAGCCGCTGCCCACCGTGGAAACCGGGCGCGAGGCGGGCGACTGCGAACTGTTCGCCATGAGCGTGTCCTTTGAACTGGACCTGACCAACATCATCCGCCTGCTGGACGTGGCTGGAATTCACCCCCTGCGCGCACAGCGCGACGACACCGACGCCATCGTGATGATCGGCGGGCCGCTGACTTCATCTAATCCGTATCCGCTCTCTCCCTTCGCGGACGTCATCGTGATCGGTGACGGCGAGCAGATCATCCCGGTGGTCTCCGACGCGCTGCGCGAGGCCGCCTCCCGCGAGGATTTCTACGACCTGATCGACGGCATGCCGGGAATTTTCCTGCCCGCGCGGCACACGCACGAGCCGACGTGGGCCACCGCGCCCAAGGAACTGCTGCCCGCCTACAGCCAGATCGTGACGCCGCACAGCGAACTGAGCAACATGTTCCTGGTGGAAGCCCAGCGCGGCTGCCCGCGCCCCTGCACCTTCTGTCTGGCGCGCACCATGTACGGCCCCAACCGCAACAACGGCGGCCAGGAACTGCTGGACGTGATTCCCGACTGGGCGCAGAAGGTGGGGCTGGTGGGCGCGGCCCTCTCCGACTTTCCGCACACCAAGTTCGTGGGGCGCACGCTGACTGAGCGCGGTGTCAAGCTGGGCGTCAGTTCCATCCGGGCCGACACGGTGGACGAGGAACTGGCCGAGATCCTGAAGGCGGGCGGCCTGCGCACCTTCACGGTGGCGAGCGACGCACCCAGCGAACGCCTGCGCCGCTGGCTCAAGAAGGGCATCACCACCGAGGATCTGCTCAAGACCGCGCAGATCAGCCGTGACCTGGGCTTTTCGGGCCTCAAGGTCTACATGATGATCGGGCTGGGGCCGGAGAACGATGACGACATCAGCGAGCTGATCGCCTTCACCAAGGAACTGGCGGGCATCAACCGCATCGCGCTGGGTATCTCGCCCTTCGTGCCCAAGCGTCACACGCCGCACTTCGCCGATCCTTTTGCGGGCGTGGGCGTCATCGAGGGGCGGCTCAAGCGCATCCAGAAGGAGCTGCGCCGCACCGCCGAACTGCGCAACGTCTCCGCAAAATGGGCCTGGGTGGAAAGCGTGATCGCGCGTGGTGGCCCCGAAATCGGCATGGCCGCGTACTCCATCTACCGCAACGAGAGCATCGGCGCATGGAAGAAGGCGCTGGATGAAGTGGGCTGGGTCGACGAGTTCGGCGGCAACGACGCCTCGCTGATCACGCTGCCACCCGGCCAGTACGCGGCGCGCGAGGTCAGCGCCCACGCCGAGGGCCTGGCTGTTTAA
- a CDS encoding endonuclease III domain-containing protein gives MTAEPVLNAARPENERAELLRWMKTELHAEYGDRHLDPRREPMHELISTILSQRTTWQDEAAAYDELCEIGDWDAIIAAPTEAVAHAIRRSNYPESKAPRIQETLRRIRDSPGGYNLEFLRDMPSKDALKWLTDLPGVGVKTASLVLLFNYAHPVFPVDTHVHRITTRVGAIPLMGEQAAHRALLKVLPEDPPFLYELHLNLLRHGQQVCQWSRPKCGVCVLRERCDAFALFGDKVPSFSETKTKGKGTATRKRT, from the coding sequence ATGACCGCCGAACCCGTCCTGAACGCGGCCCGCCCGGAAAATGAGCGGGCTGAACTGCTGCGCTGGATGAAAACCGAATTGCACGCCGAATACGGAGACCGCCACCTCGATCCCCGCCGCGAGCCGATGCACGAGCTGATCAGCACCATCCTGTCGCAGCGCACCACCTGGCAGGACGAGGCCGCCGCCTACGACGAACTGTGCGAGATCGGCGACTGGGACGCGATTATCGCGGCACCCACCGAGGCCGTGGCCCACGCCATCCGCCGCAGTAATTACCCCGAGAGCAAGGCCCCGCGTATTCAGGAAACCCTGCGCCGCATCCGCGACTCGCCGGGCGGCTACAACCTGGAATTTTTGCGCGACATGCCCAGCAAGGACGCATTGAAGTGGCTGACGGACCTGCCAGGAGTCGGGGTCAAAACGGCCAGTCTGGTGCTGCTGTTCAACTATGCCCACCCGGTTTTTCCAGTGGACACCCATGTCCACCGCATCACCACCCGTGTCGGCGCAATTCCGCTCATGGGCGAGCAGGCGGCCCACCGCGCGCTCTTGAAGGTGCTGCCCGAGGATCCGCCCTTCCTGTACGAACTGCACCTGAACCTGCTCCGGCACGGCCAGCAGGTGTGCCAATGGAGCCGTCCGAAATGCGGCGTGTGCGTTCTGCGGGAGCGCTGCGACGCGTTCGCCCTGTTTGGGGATAAGGTGCCGAGTTTCAGCGAGACCAAGACGAAGGGGAAAGGAACGGCGACGAGGAAACGGACGTAA
- a CDS encoding transcriptional regulator yields the protein MFNPPTLEDLQETRRANEKLVLSALDSKPEWVETELAKTTGLALSHLRAALASLLDQGRVRRLPGTGTRAVYGLADPGLADVPATPLTSDAKKVRDYLEGRADSALYMSEQLRMTREDVMSALSLLNAHGMVTCTFVGSLVIFRMKEVQALGAEQSAPAATGKKKQVA from the coding sequence ATGTTTAATCCCCCCACCCTGGAAGACCTGCAAGAAACCCGCCGCGCCAACGAAAAGCTGGTGCTGAGTGCCCTGGACAGCAAGCCCGAATGGGTTGAAACCGAACTGGCGAAAACCACCGGCTTGGCCCTGTCGCACCTGCGCGCCGCGCTGGCGAGCCTGCTGGATCAGGGCCGCGTGCGCCGTCTGCCCGGCACCGGCACCCGCGCCGTGTACGGTCTGGCCGATCCCGGTCTGGCCGACGTGCCCGCCACCCCGCTGACCAGCGACGCCAAGAAGGTTCGCGACTACTTGGAAGGCCGCGCCGACAGCGCCCTGTACATGAGCGAGCAGCTGCGCATGACCCGCGAGGACGTCATGAGTGCCCTGAGCCTGCTGAACGCGCACGGTATGGTCACCTGCACCTTCGTGGGCAGCCTGGTGATCTTCCGCATGAAGGAAGTGCAGGCGCTGGGCGCCGAGCAGAGTGCCCCCGCCGCGACGGGCAAGAAGAAGCAGGTCGCCTGA
- a CDS encoding ATP-binding cassette domain-containing protein, giving the protein MLDIQDVTKTYGKFTALRGVSLRAPEGEVFGLLGPNGAGKTTLLRILATLLQPTSGTAAVAGYDVQRQPEEVRRRVGVVNGGMGLPARLTGREVLRSFAGLYGMTRAQTEARIAELDERLELGRTLDVRAGDYSTGMKQKVVIARAVIQDPPVLILDEAASGLDIFARRTLLDFVLATRAPGRLTLYSTHVMSEAEEVCDRVAILHEGQLLSVGRIPDILSQTREGNLERAFFSLVRGGEARAV; this is encoded by the coding sequence ATGCTGGACATTCAGGACGTCACCAAGACCTACGGCAAATTCACGGCCCTGAGGGGCGTGTCCCTCAGGGCCCCCGAAGGCGAGGTGTTTGGCCTGCTCGGCCCCAACGGCGCGGGCAAGACCACCCTGCTGCGGATTCTGGCCACCCTGCTGCAGCCGACGTCCGGCACGGCAGCGGTGGCCGGCTACGACGTCCAGCGCCAGCCCGAAGAGGTTCGCCGCCGCGTGGGCGTGGTCAACGGCGGCATGGGCCTGCCCGCCCGCCTGACCGGGCGCGAGGTGCTGCGCTCCTTCGCCGGGCTGTACGGCATGACCCGCGCCCAGACCGAGGCCCGCATTGCCGAACTGGACGAACGGCTGGAGCTGGGCCGCACCCTGGACGTCCGCGCCGGGGACTACAGCACCGGCATGAAGCAGAAGGTGGTGATCGCGCGCGCGGTCATTCAGGATCCGCCCGTCCTGATTCTGGACGAGGCGGCCAGCGGACTGGACATCTTCGCGCGCCGCACGCTGCTGGATTTCGTTCTCGCCACCCGCGCGCCGGGGCGCCTGACCCTGTACTCCACCCACGTCATGTCCGAGGCCGAGGAGGTGTGTGACCGCGTGGCAATCCTGCACGAGGGCCAGTTGCTGAGCGTGGGCCGCATTCCCGACATCCTGAGCCAGACGCGGGAGGGCAATCTGGAACGTGCCTTCTTCTCGCTGGTGCGCGGGGGTGAGGCGCGTGCGGTCTGA
- a CDS encoding ABC transporter permease — protein MVWRIAARDLLSTLRDRRTLSATILMPLILIPALSLGLPLLLGSFIGGQQQERQKVGVVGTLPAGLRAALEQDEKVDGQTVRAGVTLVPVTDPTQAVQSGDVDAAIQAPAPLPTRAGDGSGELEVYAKLSSLRAQAGAYSKVQDVVDGYNRTLTLDRLQGLGLGADTLTPVTIKPIDASPPQEQRSGQLAFLIPFLMLQFILSGGMATAIDATAGEKERGTLESLLVSPVRRAEVVTGKLLATTLTALLSACFSVGGFVISGLVAAAFLNSRSGLGADITSSMGGQLTLTPGGTLGMLGLAASAALIISAVLIAIGIYARSFKEAQTYIAPLTLVIVLPAVMLQFADFLTLNTAVYAVPLFGSMVSILNIVKGAAEPGQILLAILANLIGAALLSLLALRSFGREEVIFRN, from the coding sequence ATGGTCTGGCGCATCGCCGCCCGCGATCTGCTGTCCACCCTGCGGGACCGCCGCACCCTGAGCGCCACCATCCTGATGCCGCTGATCCTGATTCCGGCCCTGTCGCTGGGATTGCCCCTCCTATTGGGCAGCTTTATTGGCGGGCAGCAGCAGGAGCGGCAGAAGGTGGGCGTGGTGGGCACCCTGCCCGCCGGACTGCGGGCCGCGCTGGAGCAGGACGAGAAGGTGGACGGCCAGACGGTGCGCGCGGGCGTGACCCTGGTGCCCGTGACAGACCCCACGCAGGCGGTGCAGTCGGGGGACGTGGACGCCGCGATTCAGGCTCCTGCCCCGCTGCCCACCCGCGCCGGGGACGGCAGCGGCGAGCTGGAGGTCTACGCCAAGCTCAGCAGCCTGCGCGCCCAGGCCGGGGCCTACAGCAAGGTTCAGGACGTGGTGGACGGCTACAACCGCACCCTGACGCTGGATCGCCTGCAAGGCCTGGGCCTGGGGGCCGACACCCTGACGCCCGTGACCATCAAACCCATCGACGCCAGCCCCCCGCAGGAGCAGCGCAGCGGGCAACTGGCCTTCCTGATTCCCTTCCTGATGCTGCAGTTCATCCTGTCGGGCGGCATGGCCACCGCCATTGACGCCACCGCCGGGGAGAAGGAACGTGGCACCTTAGAAAGCCTGCTGGTCTCGCCGGTGCGCCGCGCCGAGGTGGTGACCGGCAAACTGCTGGCCACCACCCTCACCGCCCTGCTCAGCGCGTGCTTCAGCGTGGGGGGCTTCGTGATCAGTGGGCTGGTGGCCGCCGCGTTCCTGAACAGCAGAAGCGGTCTGGGGGCCGACATCACGTCCTCGATGGGCGGGCAACTCACCCTGACCCCCGGCGGCACCCTGGGGATGCTGGGGCTGGCCGCCAGCGCCGCCCTGATCATCAGCGCCGTGCTGATCGCCATCGGCATCTACGCCCGCAGCTTCAAGGAGGCTCAGACGTACATCGCCCCACTAACGCTGGTGATCGTGCTACCCGCCGTGATGCTGCAATTTGCGGATTTCCTGACCCTGAACACCGCCGTGTACGCCGTGCCGCTGTTCGGCTCGATGGTCTCGATCCTGAACATCGTCAAGGGCGCGGCAGAGCCGGGGCAGATCCTGCTGGCCATCCTCGCCAACCTGATCGGCGCGGCGCTGCTGTCGCTGCTGGCGCTGCGCTCCTTCGGGCGGGAGGAAGTGATTTTCCGGAACTGA
- a CDS encoding alpha/beta fold hydrolase, with protein MKLSCKTVALILLGGALAVGLAACAPSATTAPVPAAKATTDLRPAVGGERKFFDLPGFGQVAYYVDTRGSDGQGGGRPLVLTPSVNAAASAYEMKPVWDAYVGTRPVYALEWPGFGSSARPDTQYTKELMTRSLTALVERIGQDVDVVGLSLGSEFTARAALSEPRIRSLALISPSGLGAPRGGTQEANAEDGGQKLYDRLNAVSTPLYAALRLRPSIEYFLSRSFRGPVDGGLVDYALETTRQPGAKYAPVYFISGQLFTNDAYGDLYSKLTIPVIVLYDQDGFVSFDRLQQFTQQEGVKAVRIEGTDGLPQFEKMPEVKAALDAFWAGLK; from the coding sequence ATGAAGCTCTCGTGCAAGACCGTTGCCCTGATTCTGCTGGGCGGAGCGCTGGCCGTGGGTCTGGCCGCCTGCGCCCCCAGCGCCACCACCGCGCCCGTGCCCGCCGCGAAGGCCACCACCGACTTGCGGCCCGCCGTGGGCGGGGAGCGCAAGTTTTTCGATCTGCCCGGTTTCGGTCAGGTGGCGTATTACGTGGATACGCGCGGCAGTGATGGGCAGGGTGGGGGCCGCCCGCTGGTGCTGACCCCCAGCGTGAACGCCGCCGCCAGCGCCTACGAGATGAAGCCGGTGTGGGACGCCTACGTGGGCACCCGCCCGGTCTACGCGCTGGAGTGGCCCGGCTTCGGCAGCAGTGCCCGGCCCGACACTCAATACACCAAGGAGCTGATGACCCGCTCGCTGACCGCGCTGGTAGAGCGGATCGGACAGGACGTGGACGTGGTGGGCCTGAGCCTGGGCAGCGAGTTCACCGCCCGCGCCGCCCTGAGCGAGCCGCGCATCCGCAGCTTGGCGCTGATCAGCCCGAGCGGTCTGGGAGCGCCGCGCGGCGGCACACAGGAGGCCAACGCGGAGGACGGCGGCCAGAAACTGTATGACCGACTGAACGCGGTCAGCACGCCGCTGTACGCGGCCCTGCGCCTGCGCCCCAGCATCGAGTACTTTCTGAGCCGCTCGTTCCGGGGGCCGGTAGATGGGGGGTTGGTGGACTACGCGCTGGAGACCACCCGCCAGCCGGGCGCCAAGTACGCCCCGGTGTACTTCATCAGCGGACAGCTATTCACCAACGACGCTTACGGTGACCTGTACAGCAAACTGACCATTCCCGTGATCGTCCTCTACGATCAGGACGGCTTCGTCAGCTTTGACCGCCTGCAACAGTTCACCCAGCAGGAGGGCGTGAAAGCCGTGCGGATCGAGGGCACCGACGGCCTGCCTCAGTTCGAGAAGATGCCTGAAGTGAAGGCGGCGCTGGATGCGTTCTGGGCCGGGCTGAAATAA
- a CDS encoding polyprenyl synthetase family protein: MRPDLLSRVLSLLPESGTRPEYQQYHDMLRDYPRRGGKGIRSELLLASARAHGVTVDTPQWEAALWLAAALELFQNWVLIHDDIEDDSEERRGKPALHRLHGVPLAINAGDALHAYMWAAVHRADVPGTMPEFLNMIHHTAQGQHLDLCWVEGRRWDLMEDDYLEMVRQKTAYYTVVIPLRLGALAAGVQPSEQFTPAGLALGAAFQIRDDVLNLAGDAARYGKEIGGDLLEGKRTMIVLHWLRTAPAAQRQAFLKQMGLNRPDKDARTIADIHRWLLDSGSVTYAQEYAHAQAEQGLALLSEAFAEAPGQQAAAELLAAMRELATRDA, from the coding sequence ATGCGTCCTGATCTGCTGTCCCGCGTGCTGTCGCTGCTGCCCGAGTCCGGGACGCGCCCCGAATACCAGCAGTACCACGACATGCTGCGCGACTACCCCCGGCGCGGCGGCAAGGGCATTCGCAGCGAACTGCTGCTCGCCAGCGCCCGCGCGCACGGCGTGACCGTGGACACGCCGCAGTGGGAGGCCGCGTTGTGGCTGGCCGCCGCGCTGGAGCTGTTCCAGAACTGGGTGCTGATCCACGACGACATCGAGGACGACTCCGAGGAACGCCGGGGCAAACCGGCCCTGCACCGCCTGCACGGCGTGCCGCTGGCCATCAACGCCGGGGACGCCCTGCACGCCTACATGTGGGCCGCCGTCCACCGCGCCGACGTGCCCGGCACCATGCCCGAATTCCTGAACATGATCCACCACACCGCCCAGGGCCAGCACCTGGACTTGTGCTGGGTGGAGGGCCGCCGCTGGGATCTGATGGAGGACGACTACCTGGAAATGGTGCGCCAGAAGACCGCGTACTACACGGTGGTCATTCCGCTGCGGCTGGGGGCGCTGGCGGCGGGTGTTCAGCCATCCGAGCAGTTCACGCCCGCTGGCCTGGCGCTGGGCGCGGCCTTCCAGATCCGTGACGACGTGCTGAACCTGGCGGGCGACGCGGCCAGGTACGGCAAGGAAATCGGCGGCGATCTGCTGGAGGGCAAGCGCACCATGATCGTGCTGCACTGGCTGCGCACCGCGCCGGCAGCCCAGCGCCAGGCCTTCCTGAAGCAGATGGGCCTGAACCGCCCCGACAAGGACGCCCGGACCATTGCCGACATTCACCGCTGGTTGCTGGACAGCGGCAGCGTCACCTACGCCCAGGAGTACGCCCACGCCCAGGCCGAGCAGGGGCTGGCGCTGCTTTCGGAGGCGTTCGCGGAGGCTCCAGGCCAGCAAGCAGCGGCGGAACTGCTGGCCGCCATGCGCGAACTCGCGACGCGCGACGCCTGA
- the paaA gene encoding 1,2-phenylacetyl-CoA epoxidase subunit PaaA — translation MTQPNSHIAPNETAEQHAAFEARIERGEKIEAGDWMPAEYRRQLIRMISQHAHSEVVGMLPEGEWISSAPTLKRKTILMAKVQDEAGHGQYLYHAAETLGATREGMIDALLTRKAKYSSIFNYPTMSWADVGMIGWLVDGAAIKNQTMLAGASYGPYSRAMVRICSEETFHHKQGKEMIVAYAQGTPAQREMAQDALNRWWWPALMMLGPHDADSPNTGIMSKWGVKLKTNDEVRQEFINEHAPELLEAGLTIPDPDLHQDADGNWKHGPINWDEFWAVIKGERGLGQERLATRQAAHDDGAWVREALQAYTDRQRAVAAD, via the coding sequence ATGACCCAGCCCAACAGCCATATTGCGCCGAACGAAACCGCCGAACAGCACGCCGCCTTCGAGGCCCGCATTGAGCGCGGCGAGAAGATCGAGGCCGGCGACTGGATGCCCGCCGAGTACCGCCGCCAATTGATCCGCATGATCTCGCAGCACGCGCACAGCGAGGTGGTGGGCATGCTGCCCGAGGGCGAGTGGATTTCCAGTGCCCCCACGCTGAAGCGCAAGACCATCCTGATGGCCAAGGTGCAGGACGAGGCCGGGCACGGGCAGTACCTGTACCACGCCGCCGAGACGCTGGGGGCCACCCGCGAGGGCATGATCGACGCTCTGCTGACCCGCAAGGCCAAGTACAGCTCGATCTTCAACTACCCCACCATGAGCTGGGCCGACGTCGGCATGATTGGCTGGCTGGTGGACGGCGCGGCCATCAAGAACCAGACCATGCTGGCGGGCGCGAGTTACGGCCCCTACAGCCGCGCGATGGTGCGGATTTGCAGCGAGGAAACCTTCCACCACAAGCAGGGCAAGGAAATGATCGTGGCCTACGCCCAGGGCACCCCCGCCCAGCGCGAGATGGCGCAGGACGCCCTGAACCGCTGGTGGTGGCCCGCCCTGATGATGCTGGGGCCGCACGATGCCGACAGCCCCAACACCGGTATCATGAGCAAGTGGGGCGTGAAGCTCAAGACCAACGACGAGGTGCGCCAGGAGTTCATCAACGAACATGCCCCCGAGCTGCTGGAAGCCGGACTGACCATCCCTGACCCGGATTTGCATCAGGACGCGGACGGCAACTGGAAGCACGGCCCGATCAACTGGGACGAGTTCTGGGCCGTGATCAAGGGCGAGCGCGGGCTGGGCCAGGAGCGGCTCGCCACCCGTCAGGCCGCCCACGACGACGGGGCCTGGGTGCGTGAGGCGCTGCAGGCCTACACGGATCGGCAGCGGGCCGTGGCGGCGGACTGA